From Hermetia illucens chromosome 6, iHerIll2.2.curated.20191125, whole genome shotgun sequence, one genomic window encodes:
- the LOC119659823 gene encoding trypsin-3-like isoform X1 yields MITYLILSYSFGFCGIVFGQLSGEICKTSNLGPGICKPVANCPALEWKISHKFLYARCGIEKEVEIVCCPNEPTEKNEPVIRRNNSPPTKKDDLNTRSVGTSQLKCKEYAEYVFEYHTSPLAPEDAGENVQVDTCAQKRLIVTNDDTNAYPREFPHMALLGYGQSDDIKWLCSGSLISDQYVLTVAHCLSGEMKPKYVLLGELDAESKLDDAKPEIFAASVFIPHPNFTRRNVYNDIALIKLDKKVKLNPYIRPVCLPSVFQGPETKAIQSGWGLMELGENERRPKHLKKQIIDKFNIEECNEIYEYGQVHVRNEIQMCFGGRNSTTKRFASESGSPLQVYNKDSYCMHTLIGICSFGPPGELYLRPDIFTRVYPYISWIESLVWGKQ; encoded by the exons ATGATTACTTACTTAATTCTGTCGTATAGTTTCGGGTTTTGTGGAATAGTTTTTGGACAACTTTCTG GCGAAATATGTAAGACCTCGAACTTAGGTCCCGGAATCTGCAAACCTGTGGCAAATTgcccggccctagaatggaaaATAAGCCATAAATTCCTGTACGCCCGATGTGGAATTGAAAAAGAAGTTGAAATAGTTTGTTGTCCGAATGAGCCAACGGAGAAAAATGAACCTGTGATTCGCCGAAACAACAGCCCCCCTACGAAAAAGGACGATTTAAACACAAGGAGCGTAGGAACTAGCCAACTAA AATGCAAGGAATATGCTGAGTACGTCTTTGAATACCACACTAGCCCTCTAGCCCCAGAGGATGCAGGCGAAAATGTTCAAGTGGACACATGTGCCCAGAAGAGGTTAATAGTAACAAACGATGATACCAATGCCTACCCTCGAGAATTCCCTCATATGGCATTGCTTGGATATGGACAAAGTGATGATATTAAATGGCTTTGCAGCGGTTCGCTGATTAGCGATCAATATGTGTTGACAGTCGCGCATTGCTTATCTGGGGAAAT gaaacccaAATATGTACTGTTGGGCGAGTTAGATGCTGAATCTAAACTGGACGACGCAAAACCGGAGATATTTGCAGCTTCCGTTTTCATCCCCCATCCTAATTTTACACGACGCAACGTATATAATGACATTGCCTTGATAAAACTGGATAAGAAAGTGAAACTTAATCCTTACATTCGACCAGTATGCTTACCCTCCGTGTTCCAAGGTCCTGAAACCAAAGCGATCCAATCTGGTTGGGGTCTCATGGAACTGGGAGAAAATGAAAGAAGACCCAAACATTTAAAAAAGCAAATAATTGACAAATTCAATATTGAAGAATGCAATGAGATATACGAGTATGGCCAGGTCCACGTTCGTAACGAAATACAAATGTGTTTTGGTGGAAGAAACTCGACTACCAAACGTTTCGCT AGTGAAAGTGGCAGTCCGCTTCAAGTTTACAATAAGGACTCATATTGTATGCACACCCTCATTGGAATCTGCTCGTTTGGCCCTCCAGGTGAGTTGTATCTGCGGCCAGATATCTTCACGCGAGTGTACCCGTACATTAGTTGGATTGAAAGTTTAGTTTGGGGAAAACAATga
- the LOC119659823 gene encoding trypsin-3-like isoform X2 — MTPYVILLLSLSFCGTTFGESRGEICKTSNLGPGICKPVANCPALEWKISHKFLYARCGIEKEVEIVCCPNEPTEKNEPVIRRNNSPPTKKDDLNTRSVGTSQLKCKEYAEYVFEYHTSPLAPEDAGENVQVDTCAQKRLIVTNDDTNAYPREFPHMALLGYGQSDDIKWLCSGSLISDQYVLTVAHCLSGEMKPKYVLLGELDAESKLDDAKPEIFAASVFIPHPNFTRRNVYNDIALIKLDKKVKLNPYIRPVCLPSVFQGPETKAIQSGWGLMELGENERRPKHLKKQIIDKFNIEECNEIYEYGQVHVRNEIQMCFGGRNSTTKRFASESGSPLQVYNKDSYCMHTLIGICSFGPPGELYLRPDIFTRVYPYISWIESLVWGKQ; from the exons GCGAAATATGTAAGACCTCGAACTTAGGTCCCGGAATCTGCAAACCTGTGGCAAATTgcccggccctagaatggaaaATAAGCCATAAATTCCTGTACGCCCGATGTGGAATTGAAAAAGAAGTTGAAATAGTTTGTTGTCCGAATGAGCCAACGGAGAAAAATGAACCTGTGATTCGCCGAAACAACAGCCCCCCTACGAAAAAGGACGATTTAAACACAAGGAGCGTAGGAACTAGCCAACTAA AATGCAAGGAATATGCTGAGTACGTCTTTGAATACCACACTAGCCCTCTAGCCCCAGAGGATGCAGGCGAAAATGTTCAAGTGGACACATGTGCCCAGAAGAGGTTAATAGTAACAAACGATGATACCAATGCCTACCCTCGAGAATTCCCTCATATGGCATTGCTTGGATATGGACAAAGTGATGATATTAAATGGCTTTGCAGCGGTTCGCTGATTAGCGATCAATATGTGTTGACAGTCGCGCATTGCTTATCTGGGGAAAT gaaacccaAATATGTACTGTTGGGCGAGTTAGATGCTGAATCTAAACTGGACGACGCAAAACCGGAGATATTTGCAGCTTCCGTTTTCATCCCCCATCCTAATTTTACACGACGCAACGTATATAATGACATTGCCTTGATAAAACTGGATAAGAAAGTGAAACTTAATCCTTACATTCGACCAGTATGCTTACCCTCCGTGTTCCAAGGTCCTGAAACCAAAGCGATCCAATCTGGTTGGGGTCTCATGGAACTGGGAGAAAATGAAAGAAGACCCAAACATTTAAAAAAGCAAATAATTGACAAATTCAATATTGAAGAATGCAATGAGATATACGAGTATGGCCAGGTCCACGTTCGTAACGAAATACAAATGTGTTTTGGTGGAAGAAACTCGACTACCAAACGTTTCGCT AGTGAAAGTGGCAGTCCGCTTCAAGTTTACAATAAGGACTCATATTGTATGCACACCCTCATTGGAATCTGCTCGTTTGGCCCTCCAGGTGAGTTGTATCTGCGGCCAGATATCTTCACGCGAGTGTACCCGTACATTAGTTGGATTGAAAGTTTAGTTTGGGGAAAACAATga
- the LOC119659823 gene encoding serine protease snake-like isoform X3, translated as MTPYVILLLSLSFCGTTFGESRGENCKTSNLASGTCKLIPDCPALIWKIKNKFQYARCGFEGTNEVVCCPNDTTEKKEDRVNQSSTICSTESTQNKGNQARISQQKCREYADSYRLDYNEPETCLIGKEELRTRTINALPREFPHMALIGSGNASYILWLFSGSLISDQYVLTTAFNFKSALYSEPKYVLLGELDTTSERDGAKPERFGILTLIPYPGYRRPPLYNDIALIKLDKKVEFSPYIRPACLPTVFDEPEAKEMLLGWNHSDEGRIVEVLLRLKKKVVEKFSQEECNENYRQTVEEGNLPEGIRNQTQMCFGVRTNSKEVCISNAGSLLLIPHKDLHCMQTIIGITSLGLICNDVDSPEVYTRVYPYIDWIESIVWGIQ; from the exons GCGAAAATTGCAAAACATCAAACTTAGCGAGCGGTACTTGCAAACTTATACCCGATTGCCCCGCCCTAATATGGAAAATCAAGAATAAGTTTCAATATGCCCGGTGTGGTTTCGAAGGGACTAACGAGGTTGTTTGCTGCCCGAATGACACTACCGAAAAAAAGGAGGATCGGGTTAATCAATCATCAACCATTTGCTCGACGGAGTCAACCCAGAACAAAGGCAATCAAGCCAGGATTAGCCAGCAAA AATGCAGAGAATATGCTGACAGTTACCGTCTAGATTACAACGAACCAGAGACATGCCTCATCGGTAAGGAAGAACTACGAACACGTACCATCAATGCCCTCCCTCGAGAGTTTCCTCACATGGCCCTAATTGGAAGCGGAAATGCCAGCTATATTCTCTGGTTATTCAGCGGATCGTTGATTAGTGATCAGTACGTGTTGACTACAGCTTTCAATTTTAAATCCGCATTGTACTC TGAACCAAAATACGTCCTGTTGGGAGAATTGGATACAACATCGGAAAGAGATGGCGCGAAGCCTGAAAGATTTGGAATACTCACTTTAATTCCCTATCCCGGGTACAGACGTCCTCCTCTGTATAATGACATCGCCTTAATAAAGCTGGATAAGAAAGTGGAGTTTAGTCCATATATTCGACCGGCGTGCTTACCAACAGTTTTCGATGAACCTGAGGCAAAAGAAATGTTACTAGGATGGAACCATTCTGATGAAGGGCGGATTGTAGAAGTACTACTTCGTTTGAAGAAAAAAGTAGTTGAAAAATTCAGCCAGGAAGAGTGCAACGAAAACTATAGGCAAACAGTTGAGGAGGGAAACCTTCCCGAGGGTATTCGCAATCAAACACAAATGTGTTTCGGTGTAAGAACTAACTCCAAGGAGGTTTGCATT AGTAACGCCGGCAGCCTGCTTCTAATTCCCCACAAGGATTTGCATTGTATGCAAACTATAATAGGAATCACATCGCTAGGCCTTATCTGTAATGATGTAGATTCGCCGGAGGTCTACACTCGAGTGTATCCGTATATTGACTggattgaaagtattgtctgggGAATACAGTGA